A genomic segment from Candidatus Hydrogenedentota bacterium encodes:
- a CDS encoding beta-ketoacyl-[acyl-carrier-protein] synthase family protein: protein MTARTGVVITGVGVLACNGLGRAAFWDALKKGESGIREIDRFDASEFPCRIAGQLWDFDPNDFMKRSVVAHWHRHVHQAVACSKLAVEDAELGKAGYDGDRLAVAVGTSIGSPNEAYEAQQQAYLSQGYRKVSKLASSAFSGHSATVHVSIDLGLRGPAITIASGCATGIDALAWGVSQIQSGRVDAAVVGATESPVFPMSFATACSLGILSSCNDAPDKAMRPFDRNRSGIVLAEGAVAVVLERMDRAQARGARLFAEVAGTGAAADASNPLILDREGKALSRAIDAALQDAGLGPDDIDHVQCHGVSLEMYDHCETNAYKRSLGGRAYRIPMSAAKSMTGQAYAAGGMLGVAAALMALDESVVSPTINLMDPDPVCDLDFVPNHSRLNDVRAALVSAISFGGTYSTAVLRRVN from the coding sequence ATGACGGCACGAACGGGAGTGGTGATCACGGGTGTGGGCGTGCTGGCCTGCAACGGCCTTGGACGCGCCGCGTTCTGGGATGCGCTGAAAAAGGGCGAAAGCGGCATTCGAGAGATAGACCGATTTGATGCGTCGGAGTTTCCATGCCGGATTGCGGGTCAATTATGGGACTTCGATCCGAATGATTTCATGAAGCGAAGCGTGGTGGCGCATTGGCATCGCCATGTGCACCAAGCCGTGGCCTGCTCGAAACTGGCCGTCGAAGACGCGGAACTGGGCAAGGCCGGCTACGACGGCGACCGCCTGGCCGTGGCCGTGGGGACGAGCATCGGCAGTCCGAACGAGGCTTACGAGGCGCAGCAACAGGCGTATCTCTCGCAGGGATACCGAAAAGTGAGCAAACTAGCCAGTTCCGCCTTTTCGGGTCATTCGGCGACCGTGCATGTCAGCATCGATCTGGGTTTACGGGGACCGGCGATTACGATTGCGAGCGGCTGCGCCACGGGGATTGACGCGCTGGCTTGGGGCGTTTCGCAAATTCAGTCCGGGCGCGTGGACGCAGCCGTGGTCGGCGCGACGGAATCGCCGGTGTTTCCCATGTCCTTTGCGACGGCGTGTTCGCTGGGGATTCTATCGAGTTGCAACGATGCGCCGGACAAGGCGATGCGACCCTTTGACCGCAATCGTAGCGGCATCGTTCTTGCCGAAGGCGCCGTGGCCGTTGTGCTGGAGCGGATGGATCGCGCCCAGGCGCGCGGCGCCCGCCTGTTCGCGGAAGTCGCCGGCACCGGGGCGGCCGCGGACGCCAGCAATCCTCTGATCTTGGACCGGGAGGGAAAGGCGCTGTCGCGTGCAATTGATGCGGCGCTGCAGGATGCGGGCCTTGGACCGGACGATATTGACCATGTGCAGTGCCATGGCGTTTCACTGGAAATGTACGACCATTGCGAAACCAACGCCTACAAGCGTTCGCTGGGCGGGCGGGCCTACCGCATTCCGATGTCCGCGGCGAAGTCCATGACCGGCCAGGCGTACGCGGCCGGCGGGATGCTCGGCGTGGCGGCGGCGTTGATGGCGCTCGACGAGAGCGTCGTGTCGCCCACCATCAACCTGATGGATCCGGATCCGGTGTGCGACCTCGACTTCGTGCCCAACCATTCCCGGCTCAACGATGTGCGCGCGGCGCTGGTTTCGGCGATCAGTTTCGGCGGA